The Primulina eburnea isolate SZY01 chromosome 6, ASM2296580v1, whole genome shotgun sequence genome contains a region encoding:
- the LOC140833786 gene encoding uncharacterized protein isoform X1 — protein sequence MALDTLTAALRLEACGYFGAGLRSSNILPMQSANLIVKPLVVEAKANTRTESDKILNRRRNKKFNGTALKPRLSVFCSNKQLYAMLVDDQNKKCLFYGSTLQKSIRSNTACTTIEAAERVGEELIKACVDLNINEISFYDRNGLARGERMRAFEIAIAHHGFLPR from the exons ATGGCGTTGGATACCCTTACTGCCGCACTGAGGCTCGAGGCTTGTGGATACTTCGGAGCTGGTCTTCGTAGCTCAAATATCCTTCCTATGCAATCTGCGA ATTTGATTGTGAAGCCATTGGTTGTTGAAGCTAAAGCCAATACTCGGACTGAGAGTGACAAGATTCTGAATAGAAGACGAAATAAAAAG TTTAATGGGACAGCCTTAAAACCAAGGCTTTCTGTATTCTGTTCAAATAAGCAGTTGTATGCTATGTTGGTGGATGACCAGAACAAGAAGTGCTTGTTTTACGGAAGTACTCTGCAGAAATCGATTCGGAGCAATACTGCTTGCACTACTATA GAGGCTGCTGAGCGTGTTGGAGAGGAGCTTATTAAAGCTTGTGTAGATCTCAACATAAATGAAATTTCTTTTTATGATCGCAATGGATTGGCTCGAGGAGAACGAATGCGAGCTTTTGAAATTGCCATTGCTCACCATGGATTCTTGCCTCGGTAG
- the LOC140833786 gene encoding uncharacterized protein isoform X2: protein MALDTLTAALRLEACGYFGAGLRSSNILPMQSANLIVKPLVVEAKANTRTESDKILNRRRNKKLYAMLVDDQNKKCLFYGSTLQKSIRSNTACTTIEAAERVGEELIKACVDLNINEISFYDRNGLARGERMRAFEIAIAHHGFLPR, encoded by the exons ATGGCGTTGGATACCCTTACTGCCGCACTGAGGCTCGAGGCTTGTGGATACTTCGGAGCTGGTCTTCGTAGCTCAAATATCCTTCCTATGCAATCTGCGA ATTTGATTGTGAAGCCATTGGTTGTTGAAGCTAAAGCCAATACTCGGACTGAGAGTGACAAGATTCTGAATAGAAGACGAAATAAAAAG TTGTATGCTATGTTGGTGGATGACCAGAACAAGAAGTGCTTGTTTTACGGAAGTACTCTGCAGAAATCGATTCGGAGCAATACTGCTTGCACTACTATA GAGGCTGCTGAGCGTGTTGGAGAGGAGCTTATTAAAGCTTGTGTAGATCTCAACATAAATGAAATTTCTTTTTATGATCGCAATGGATTGGCTCGAGGAGAACGAATGCGAGCTTTTGAAATTGCCATTGCTCACCATGGATTCTTGCCTCGGTAG